gtCTGGCTCGCTTGATAACCCTACGTATAAACATACTATGTATGAACAGTAAAACAAAGTCGCAACATGAGGCTTGACTTAAAACAAAACCATGTGTGTCTTCTTGCGCTCTGCAGACGTCAGTGAAGAATCTCGTCGTGCTGAGCAGCAGGAGCCAGAGTCTCCTCGGGTTAAGGGGGAAAAAGAGCCCTccgacattaaagaggaagacgAGCCAGAGACCACCGACATTAAGAAGGAAGAGGAGCCTGTGACCACTcaaattaaagaggaagaggagccagGGCCCTCCCACATTAAAGACGAAGAGCACGAGGCTGATATCACCAACTTTCCATTGACTGTCATTGTCAAGAgcgaagatgaagaagaagaagaagaagaagaaggtgatggagaccactgtggaggatcacaagcagacagCCTCTCTCAACTATCAGATGGTGACGACATAACGTCACACTCACCTGACACGGATAATCATGATGATGAACACTCTAAAgatgatatgacatgtcacactgagtGCTGGAAATGCTCTGAGTGTGGCAAAACCTATATTTCAAAGTATACTTTGAAAGTACACATGAGActacacactggggagaaacagtttgcctgctcagtttgtggtaaacgCTTCAATATGAAGACCGATCTAATAaggcacacaagaacacacactggagagaaaccttttgtctgcttagTTTGCGGTCGGAGATTCTCTTTCAACGTAAGTTTAATAAGGCACACAAGGACTacacactggggaaaaaccgtttgcttgctcagtttgcggtaaaCGATTCTCTGTAAGTGGACATTTAAAAGAACAtgcaagaacgcacactggcgAAAAGCCTTTTGCTTGCCCACTGTGCGGGCAAAGATTCTCTGTAAAAGCAAGTTTAATTAAgcatacaaaaacacatacCGAAGGGAAGTCTTTTGTCTGCTCGGTTTGTGGTCAAAAATTCTCTCTAAAGGAAAGTTTAATTCAGCATACAAGGACACACtcgggtgagaaaccttttgcctgctcagtttgcggtcaaagattcactctgAAGGCAGATTCGGCGAGGCACGCAAGaatacacactggggagaaacagTTTTcatgctcagtttgcggtaaaaGATTTGCTCAGAAGGGACATTTAGGAAGACACAatagaacgcacactggtgagaaaccattcAGTTGCAATGTGTGTGATAAAAGATTCTCTCGTAAAGACAATGTGAAgaaacacaagtgtgctggtagAGAGGAGCAGCAGTAAATGAAGCTTTTCATATATAGACTGTGAAGCAACGGACTCTTTGTGGTAAACTATAAAAGTGTACCCTATATGTACAGTAAGACTGAAGAAATTAAAAGTCTATTATCAGTGATAATGTTCAGTATCTTCTTTATtatagttgaccaaaaaaaatatgaaacaatgaaaactaaaacattttttctaaacataacaaaatcaaagttttttaaaaattttttttaaagataactAACAGCAGAATTTATTTAATACATATGCTTTTGGGGTtgattttaaatgcatatttttttaaatgcatattttaaGTGTCATCACATTGCTgtatctttttatttcttttgtcagaGGTTTGAGAGTGTtgggattttattttccattttaaaccCACTTAGTTTTTATATTCTGAAACGAACAATACTAATTTTGGTCAATAGGTGGCAGTAAAAGACCACAGTTCAGCCTGGGTCGCCTGACGCTGTAGCTACGGCCCATGCGCGCGGCCATTTCCTGGAAACTGAGatgattccattaaaaaaaacatgagatgTAATTAGGCgcttcattaaataaaaaaaatagattaagtAACTGAATTTCAagacatatatttaaaaaagcaattatCTCGTCATAAACGGGCCAGTCCGTCTGGTTTTACTAGCAAACGTGGCCATTGAGCATTAGTTTGTCCAAGTGGTGTTTCCGTATCGCTGCATATTGCAAATCCGTGCGAATTTACTTCCACGTAGGGGTTGCGTAACAACACGCGCCTCACTTAAGACTTGGACCTGAATTAATACTAAACGTACTGAATTCTCGACACAGTGCGACCCAGCACTACTTTACCGCAGTACAATATCAGCCATTCAATCTTCTTGCCCGCATAAACACGTCTCGGTGCGAGTGGAAGCTTCTCGagctagcttagcttagcttgcgAGCTGCTAACAAAGAGAGGCCTTTGTTAGCAACACGTCGCTCAGCGGAGATCAAGTGTGGAAATGTGTGCAAAAAGTGTGAAAGAAGAAGAGTACGAGAGGGAAGTTTGCGGGacaaaagaggagaacgagCGACGACGTCAGTCATCGGACGCTGCTTTCAAGCCGCCGCGAGTTGGGTTATTACGCGGAGCAGGTTTGTTCACGTCTTGTCGCTCTCTTTCACATCAACACAGACAGAGGCTGTTCTTTGGAAAGAGGTTGAAAGTGCAGCATAGTGCCCTTGGAAGATCTCTTGAAAGCTCAACAGTTAGACACAGGAACTTTAAACATGAAAGCATgagtagttatgtttaaaaatatgatattaGTGTTATATAGGCTTCTTTTGAACACTCCACAAGTGGGTGCGACAATAGAGAAATGtgggttgccatggtgacaaaCGTTGCGAACCAATGATCAAGAATATTTGCTACATTAGTAGCCGTGTACCATGTTCAGTTGAAATAGATAATTGAAtcaaatgtcttgtaaatttgacacagcaTAGA
This sequence is a window from Phycodurus eques isolate BA_2022a chromosome 2, UOR_Pequ_1.1, whole genome shotgun sequence. Protein-coding genes within it:
- the LOC133418290 gene encoding zinc finger protein 37-like, producing the protein MTKEKNGRQGRLLDAVFKQTPVAVHNRADVSEESRRAEQQEPESPRVKGEKEPSDIKEEDEPETTDIKKEEEPVTTQIKEEEEPGPSHIKDEEHEADITNFPLTVIVKSEDEEEEEEEEGDGDHCGGSQADSLSQLSDGDDITSHSPDTDNHDDEHSKDDMTCHTECWKCSECGKTYISKYTLKVHMRLHTGEKQFACSVCGKRFNMKTDLIRHTRTHTGEKPFVCLVCGRRFSFNVSLIRHTRTTHWGKTVCLLSLR